In Drosophila ananassae strain 14024-0371.13 chromosome 3R, ASM1763931v2, whole genome shotgun sequence, the DNA window CAGTTTTGGAATAAGTACTAAGTATTATCACCAAAGTACCAAAAGAGAACAACACTATTCGACCATCCCTCTACAATTGAAGTTTATTTAAGCTTCGTTATTTACCTATGCATTACTGgttaaagaaaacaaaagacttttaCGTTAGTTTATAGTTAACCGGTTGAGATGACAAATACACTCTGTTGTCCTGGATACAAATTCATAAATAAAGACAATACGATATTATAACACAAGCTTACTGGTTTTCTCACTATCTACTAATATTGGAGttttaattggatttggatttagatttggatttggatttgaGGCTGTTGACCCTGAATGGTCAATCAGATAAAACTTACGATGGCAAAAAGCACGGCAGCGCCAAAAGAACGATTGTATCAATCTCCAACAGCCctcaaaatttaacaaaagtCGAGAATGTATGTTTTATATTAAActgattttctttttcttttcatattcatattcatattcatataatttgtttggtgtataaaaataattgttgTTGATAAGAGAAATATTAAATCTATTAGGAAAATAACACGAACCGAGTGCTAGAGTGCACACGGGTTTGAGAATAATTATAAGAACTTaagtaaatatattttttaattttggcaaaacaataagcttaaaaacaaaatcaatatCTGCTTAATGAATAGTATACCCCTTGGCAAGTATTGTATTCACGATTAATTCAAATGAGTCTTGTGAAAAGCGTTTGCACCATTGATGAATAGAGATCTCACCTTTTTGGCCGGCGGTGACGGCACCTGAAGatgatatttattttggcaGAGGTCTCGCAGCAGCGCAATGCCCTCCGTACGATTGTTGGCATACCGGGACTCCCATGCATCCAACAGACGGTTATAATACCGCGGACTATCGTTATATTTAAGGTACTTGTACGTTTGATCGGTTGGGAAAATGCGTTCCAGGGGAGCACAACGCGCCAGCTCATCCTCGGCGATAATGAGACAGCGAACATCATCAGGAGTCAGATTCGACAAGATGGCATCGACATACTAGATGGGATAGAAAAACCGTTTAAAAACAAAGTCAttatattgatttttttgcTTACCTCATTCCGATCTTCCATGGTCTTCCTTGTGAAGGTGTTGTGCTTCACTTTCTCCTCGCGGGATAGATAATTTATGTACAGCCGTTTGTCATAACACATTTGAGTTCCAGGGGGAAACGAAAATTCGGCAGCCAGTTCCCTTTGCTTATCCATCGACAGCTTGGGAGGAACCTTAAGAAACAATTAAGttacatattttatataaaatatattacaaAGACAGTGCTCACATTATACAATGCCGTGTTTAGAACACCCTGCACCAAAGGCGCCTTCACATGAGCATCTAATGGCAGTTCAGAGTGCAAGCTCGGGGATATGTTCACTTCCAATAGCCAAGGAACTAAATCAGAATCCAGAATAACATCGAAGCCAAAAAGCTCGAAGCAACTGTATTTGGACTCAACGTTAGCTCTGATCATGCTATTAATTCCATTCTCGCCGGAAAGGATCGTTCGGAGGACTAGAGCACGTAGGGCTTCCCAAAGGCAGTCGGTGCGTACTCCTCGATTGGCCAAATAAGTCCACAGCGACTTGATGGTCCACTTGTGACCGTGGCAAGCATTCACATCCTCGTTCTTCGAGTAGTTGGAAGAGAATTTGTTGATGCTGTAGTTGGTTAAATGCATGCAGCGATCGTTCAGGGTGTCCGACTTGGCACTATACTTAACTGTGGACACAAGGATATATATTAGAAAttgtagaaaaataaaaatatccaGCTGTACCTGAAGCAAATCTTGCCAGTCCGTTATGGTACATAAACACTCGAAGTGGATTCACGGATGTTACCAGCACATAAAGGCGCAAGTCGAACTTACTACCATTTATCAGAAGAGGACGTTCAATGTACCTGCAAGGATTATACCATTTAATAACTAATTGCCAGAGAAAGTAGAGTACGACTCACTTTTGGACAATAAGTGGCCTGCGCTTGGGTATCTGTCCCCATCGATTTATTACCCTAATTCCAGCCCCTCGAGCACTAGCCGGCGGCTTAATAATCCATTTCGTATTCCGCTGGGCATAGCGCGGCCAGTGACGACGCAACGCCGCCAAATCATTGGGAATAATGTAAGTGCGTGGCATAAATCCAAACTCCTTGTTGCTGTGCTTGATCATCTGCCTTTGGAGGTTCTTCCAACACGAGTCCTTGCGGCCGATGCGAAAGGAGCCCGGCAAGTGATTGATTTTCTGATACGACCGAATGGTCTTGAAGCACGGCGACTTTAAATGCTTGCCCCACACACCCATCCAGTCGTTGGTTTCTGCAAGTAAGATAAGATAGATGTAATATGATGTAGTGAGAAAATATTTGGACATCAATACTCACTCTTTAACATCCGCATCCCGCTGTTCGCCAAAATAAGACGAACCACCTTTGGCATTATGTTCGTGACACGCCACTTGAGCACTCGATGCAGTTCTGGCGGTACCTTGGGGCCCTTTTTGGTGTTCGACGAGAATGAGAGATACGGGGGAACGTAGGGAAACAGGCTGGGCACCAGCAGGGAGTCTGGGTTCTTGAGATCTTCATCAGAGGTCTGGGAAGACAGGAAGCTCGGAGTGCTTTGGGACGAAGCAAAGCGATCCACGGAGTGGGTTAGCTTGTAGGCATAGGCACGGTAGCCGTCTTCGGTGTCCGACAAGATACTTGCCGTATCGCTTTCATCGAAATTCGAAACTGCAAAGAAAGGGATTTGTTTAATTCTGCTTAGCTGTAGAGTCTATTGAATATACTCACGATTGTCGAGgtcgtcgtcatcgtcatAGTCTTCGTTGTTGTCAAAGTCGATAGGAGTGCGACGGTCCTCGGGCTTGGCTTCCGGTTCCAGCAGAATCACCGTCTGGCCCTCGtctccgccgccgccgccgcccatTGACCTCGATTTCTGGCTAAGACTCCGTTGGTTCTGCTGCTTCCGCCCCATCCTGGGACTTTGGGTGCTGTAGAGTAGTACCCTGTGCACCGTGGGCTGTGGCTTCTTGGCGGATACAGTGCCACCTTTGACCCGTTTCGGTGTCATAGGCAGGCGGGGCATTGGCTGCTCAACCGTTTTCCGGACAAGTTTCAAttcattattgttgttgttgacgATGGTGTCGCCCGCGTCGAGGGCGGCATTCTCGGAAAGTTTGCAATACCGACGATGGACTTGCTCGAATTGGTTATCAACTAGATCAGGGACATCGTAGGCATCGTTAATATCCCTTAAATCCTCTCCAGCCTTCAGCCGCATCGAGTTGCCATTACCGACAACCGACTCGCCCCATCCATTGTCGATATAGCCCTGTTTCAGATCATTGCTCGGCAGCTTCTCCTTCAGCACATTCTTCTCCGACTTCTGCCAGTTGCGATCGTCCGCAGCTTCCGATCGGCCAAAGATGGTGATGGTGTCACCAAAGTCCCTCGAATCCCGTCGACTGGCATCCGACTTTTGAATTTTACTCATTGGCAGTTTGCGGCTGTTGACAACGGCGAACGACGGCTTCGGCAACTTCTCAGCGCCACGATTGtaaaaatacgaaaaataATGCTGATAGTGCTGATTGGTTGTGGGATACTGGACTGCCCGCTCCGAGCTGGAATAAGGAAATCAAATCATCGGTTAGTACTGGCTGGATAAACAATATAGATATCATATTGTATTGTTTACACATCTATGTATGTCTTCTTggtttgtttctttgttcaaaatgAGTGTTATTGTGAGGTAATATGTCTTGGGTTTATTGGGGGGCTGGGGTATGTATATAATAGCTATTTACTCGCAACTAGAACTCTGTGTTTTTGTGGTTATTTTCTATCGAgagttttccaaaaaaaaaaactttactttTAATTCTCGAACAcaacggcaacaacaaaaTACGTGTCTATGTGCGTGTGTACTGGAGATTGTAATAATGTAATTTCAACAAGCAGGACAATGTaacaaaaatgcatttttttcaaaattacaGTATAGCATCCCATGTCTGCTCCGGTGTGGGAGAATTACGGCCACGATACCGATCCGGACCATTGTCCAAATATTCGGTGACGCGGCCGGCCCTCAAAGGTTTTCGCTTTTTTACATCCGTATCGAGATAAACGAGTGATGGCTGTAGTAGCATTTGTTGATGAGAcggatgctgctgctgttgttggtactgctgctgctgctgttgctgctgctgccgatATTTTAACTCTCTCTTGGAGGGATTACTGGGATATTGATCCTCGATATGACGCACCGGCTGATAGACATACTCGCAGCTCTTGTTCCCAGCTATACGCTGATTCCCCAAACACGGCTGGCCAAATGCATCCGCAAAAAGTGAGGAGTCCGGTGCCGAATTAGCTGCTACTGGCTGCTGATATTGCAATCTTGCCGCTGACTTGGTGGGTATTCGCTTCGACGGATGGCTGAGATTTTGATTCTGGTTGTGATTTAAATTCTGATTTTGATTTTGGCGACTCCACGTGGATGGGATGCCTGGCAAGTTGCAGTCATAatcattataattataataataaaacgtaTTGTCCACATTGCAGTAGCGGGCACTATTTTTGGCGgcggtgttgctgctgctgttgttatAATTGTGGttatggttgttgttgttgttcacaTTACTGCTGGCTAGGTTGTAGCCACTGTTGTTACGCATGTCAGGTGCTATAATACTTGGTTGGGAATTGTTTAATAAGCTCGTTCTCGTTCGCAGATCCTGCAGATCGTTGCCTTCTTTttccaaaacacacacaaaactcTTAAAATTAGCCTAGACTGTGaatgatttttaattggcGGTTATTATTACTGATGGAGATTTAACATATCTGGTGGATAGAGAGAATGCAAGTGGTCAGTAGTCACATGATGGTGCCCGGATGCAGCGATGCTAACAATGCATACCCATACAGTCTGTCAAGTAATTCTTGAAGGGTATCCCTTCAACTACACCTAGACTCCTGCAAGTGTCTCACTGTTCTCATttaccacaaaaaaaaagagatacagatacttataagcagaaaataaaaaaaaacttgccTTCAAAATTACTTAACAAACTGTATGTAGTATACAATTAACCCCACAAATACCCCCACACAGGCTCTTCGCTCCGTAAACCAGGTCAAATGCaccaataaaaacaaaaacaccatAACTCACTTGCTTCGCGACTCGTGTGACCTttactttgttgttgttgttcgcCGCTCTGGAAGGGATTTaaggacgacgacgaggactcGATGACACTCGGTCACAGGACAGGCTCGAATTGGTGGTTTCGGTTTAGTGTCTCCTGTAATCTAGGTCACTAGCACTTGAGAGCCAGCAGGATGTGAATACATTTCCAGCTCCAAAAATTGCGCCAAGTTAAAAGGAGGCAaactgaaaaatattaaaaaaaatacataagtACTAGGAGCAGTTGCAGCGTTAGATGACGAGATAGCATACCTATAAAATAAACTATAGCAAATGCACGGGTTCGTATATTATTGTTTTGCTTATATGGTATCTTCCAGTTGAAATTTTTTACTGAAATTCTTTCACTAAAACATTTCACAGCCTacgacaaaaaaaactaaactactTTATTTTGAGATATTTCTGTGCACATGTGCACATTTCTAGAGATGTgtattttgagatattttagGTATGTCGTTATCGAACTATCAATATATCGATATTCTTATCATGCATCTACATTCCATGCAACATGTTTGATACGGAAAGTCCTCAGATACTGTATCTTGAGATATTAATGGGGCTAGAGGCCgattatatttttggatttGGGACCATATCTTTCTTACTTTGCACTAAAGCCATGAAATTATAAAACATCAATTACTGATAAAAAGACCCGATAACTTGATAAGAAAAGTAGGTCAACATCAGGTGGCATATATAGCTCAAGGTCGCTTTTAagtgatatattttttatattttctttaactttctttatttattttcaaaatggGTCTTAATAAATTGTGTTCTGTTACTATCCTCTCCCTTTTTGAATTCCAAATTGAAGGGattgaagaaatatgattttaatggAGAAATATTCAGTTCCATGTCTAAGGAAGAAGGTTAGAATCAATTAATCAAACCAATCAAggaatattaaattaaatacattACCTATACTGGGATCAGTCCACTCCATTGCCATATTGTGAAGAATGGAGAGCGCCGTGATGGTTTGCTTGGCGGCGCCATGAGATCCAATTATTTCCGTTCCAAGGATACCGAACCGATTTATGAGTAAGTTGAGGCATTTCCGTGCCGAGGCATATGTGACGGAATGGGAGTGGTTATAGAGCTCCTCGGATTGCGTTCTTGGAAATTGAACAGGAGTAAATAGCGACGAGGAGCACCGAACCATTTCGTTTCCCAAAAGGATTCGGCCACGAAACTCGTTCTGTTCAAAGCGGTCCTTTATTTTGGACTGTGCGAACATTTCCATGTCTGAGCCCAACGAGCTTTCCTCGAGTAATCGGACATCCAGATCCCGTACCTTGTGCGCTGAATCGCAAACTATTTGAAGGTGAAGATGTTCGTTTGTGTTAGATGGAATATCGTCGTCCACATCCTCTAGAGCTGAGTTTCCAGGTCGAAATCTCACAGTCGTCTGCAGCAAAGCTCCAATAACCTGCGGCATATTCGCAACTCCTTGAAATGAACACAtaattctttctttttctgaGAGGGTAGCCGGCATTCTGATGTAGCGCGAGGCTTTTGAGGACAAAACTGAAGCCACTCGACGAGTGATTTTTCCCAAAGTACGTAAACTAACGCCGTGGGCCATTGCAGTCAACTGAGGGTGCtgaaaaatacaataattttaataagatTATACGCAATTTCAAACTGGGTATGATTTCGCGCCAAACTTTTTGTTGTACATACACAAACTTTTCCAATTGTACAAACTTACTTCAGTTCCACCCCACAGCCGGACTGCGGATAAAATTTGCAGATCTATTGGCACCTGCTCCCTCTTCAGCGGCTCGTAATAATCAATTTCCAGATCATCTCTCACAACTTCAATAATTCGTCGCAAATTTTCCTTCGTATACCGATATTTAATGCGAAACTGGTTCTCATTCAAATCAGTTAGCGGATTGAACCGTGCTTTCCTTTTTCTAACTCTAGGCACCCTTCGACCTTTGCCCTTGCCGCTCAAGAATCTTcgaaagtcggcaaagtattCAAAATCCTTTAAAGACCGGTCGAATATTTCTAATTCCTCCATATCTgtaagttttgttttcttcacAGATTAGAGGTGGAAAAACTTCGATGGAAGTATCGATAAGACCGATTAACAATAATGATTTTAGTATTTTAACAACGATCTAACAAAGACgtttaaattgattttaaatagtttataaGTAACGTTTAgggtaaatatttatttatataattattttataaagttACATTAAGTTTGTTTTAGATAAtgtaagaaatatatatttacaaaatatatacaaaatattgagGGGCAAAAGTGTAAATAGTCGCATTTGAGGCACTTTTAAGTCgaattcaaatatttaaaggcacgattttaattttaaaacatatttataagatttaagattttttggGATATTCTCAAAACGAGAAGACCGCGGTCACTCTGTATAGGACAAATGTCTGGCAACATTCGATTCGACCGCCATTCTCTTTTAAAGCTCTTCCTTTCCAAGTGTTTCGGTGAAAATCAAAGTCTAAATTATGGCCGAAGATCAAGGTCGAGGGCGCAGGCGTCCACTCGAAGATGAACAACCATCGACCTCCCATGAGGGAAGGGAAGAGCCGGTAGGTGAtattctaaatatttattattatttatttatcaccctaatttctcccaaaccaaataacttttggaatatgtttggacaaaaattatctaattaaaacaatacctttcggttggtatataattcatttagatcggttgcctacagaaaatgtttaattcttcggctatacaTAGAGTCTCCTCGCGTCACCTCGTGTACTGGCGCCCACAGTGATTTAAAATCATAACTTAATTTACCTTTAATTTATCAAAGGAGAATAAACCTACTtagttatttcattatttttcaaaGCGCTGTCCCCTAGCCAGTAGCGTAGATAGGGGGGCGATCAGGGGGATAAATccccccccttgggtctgagaattataagattatataatctcaaaattgaaaaagaaacacatttttacgcgatgactgtgcagtacagtaatattattattattattattgcagattgcggattattatcgcagtgtaaaataaaacttacaaaaaaacaggatattattctgagtcatatccccccatatcaaaaagctatctacgccactgcCTCTAGCGTCTGCGTAAGTCCCGTTACGTTGCTTCGTATTCTCATGCATGGGAAAAAAACTTTCTGTGTGTGGGTGCTTCGTCCAATTCCtttccaaaacaaaaataggcGTCACTTTTCTGGAATTGTTATTCTTTCTGGAAAAAATGAGTATCCATAAGTCAAGTCTGTACTTGAAATAATATCTCTACAAACATTGTATTAAAGAAGCACACAGAGCGAGAGAGAAGAACGTGGGCTCGAAAGTGGCGCGAAGCATAACTTCTCGAATATCTGCTGCGCAAGCAATAAAAAGGAAGCAGCAGAGTGTGTTTCTTGGTCCGGGGTCTTTAATTTACGTTTTCATATTCCTATAAACACACATtcacatattttttgtttataatacCCGCTTTTTTATAATACCCGCTTCTCCTGCCCTATACTCCCTTTCTACGAGTCCcgttataaaaatatatgtatatatattttattaaatattttttttttttacttttacgtAGCgtgcaaaaatattcaagGGGCCATCGGATCCCCGTAGAGAGGGTTCCCGAGGAGATCCACGAGCTGGACCCAGTGCAACTGCTCCCCCAGAGAGGCCGGAGAGCGAACAGCCTTCGGAAGCCGGATCATCTGGACAAGGAAAACGcgatggagctggagctggagctgaagGAAGGACCGATCGCCGAGCTCGCTACGACATTGTGGCCACTCGTCCGGCGGATGTGGTGACCAAGAAGGGCTCCGACGGAGTCCCCATCCGACTGCAGTCGAACTTCTTCCGACTCAAGACCGTGCCGGAGTGGCGCATCGTCCACTACCATGTGGAGTTCGAGCCACCAATAGAGAATATACGGGTTCGAATGGGCATATTGTCGGATCAGTCAAAGTTCTTGGGGGCAGGATATCTGTTCGATGGAATGCAGCTGTTCTCCGTCCGGAAATATCCACAGGACTTGACGGTCTTACGCGTGAAGTCAAAGCTCGGCACAGACTACACTATAACGATCAAGTTTGTGGGATTCATATCGACGTCAGAAACAAGATTCCTACAAGTCCTCAATCTTATACTGCGCCGATCGATGAAGGGCCTCAAGCTAGAGCTAGTTGGCCGCAATCTGTTCGATCCGCATGCCAAggtacaatatatatattagtttACAGAACCTATCTTATGGCTTAACTATTGTCGTTTTAGATTTCGATCCGCGAGTTCCAAATGGAACTGTGGCCTGGATACGAGACCTCTATCCGTCAGCACGAAAAGGATATTCTTCTGTGCACCGAAATCACTCACAAAGTGATGCGCACGGAAACTGTTTACGATATTTTGAGACGCTGTTCGCAAAATCCCTCCCGTCATCAGGACGATTTCCGCATGAATGTGTTGGACATGATCGTCCTTACAGACTATAACAATAAGACATACCGCATCAACGACGTTGACTTTGGCCAGACACCCAAGTCCACGTTCAGTTGCAAGGGCAAGGACATTAGCTTTGTGGAGTACTACCTGACAGTGAGTTTGAAATTGTTGCTTTTTCTCATAAATTTATTCAATCATTTATGTTTCAGAAATATAACATTCGCATAAGAGACCACAACCAGCCACTGCTCATATCGAAGAGCAGGGACAAGGCCCAGAAGGCAAACGCCAGTGAAGTGGTGGTTCTCATTCCAGAACTGTGCCGAGTGACTGGTCTAACAGACAGCATGCGTTCTGACTTTAAGTAGGATTACATCCACATAGGAATAGTATAAGAAAATGATATTAAACTAATTACTATTTAAAGATTAATGCGCGCCATGTCGGAACATACTCGAATGAATCCCGACCGACGCATTGATCGACTGCGCCGTTTCAATCATCGCTTGCAAACCACTACCGACAGCCTCAAGGTTTTGAAGGATTGGAACATGGATCTCGACCAGAATCTCATTGAGGTCCAAGGTCGCATCATTTCACCCCAAAAAATAGTGTTTAGCGATCAAAAGTATGCTCAAGTTATGCCAATTGAACTTTATCATAAAACTGTATTTGATTCTAGGGTTTCTGCAGGAGATACTGGTGATTGGACGCGCTACTTCCGTGACCAACGCATGCTTACCACTCCAAGTGATGGCATCGATCGCTGGGCAGTCATCGCTCCGGAACGGAACTCTTATGACCTAAAGAACTTGATGGAGAATATGTTTAGGGCCGCCAGCGGCATGGGTCTGCGGATTAAGACCCCCCATGAGTAAGATAGCATAGTCTGCTTATATTATTGTTTTATGGCAACTTGTTTTTCAGATTGAAGATATATGACGATCGCACCGCGACATACATACGGGCAATGGATGATTGTGCCCGAATGGATCCAAAGCTAATCCTCTGCTTGGTTCCCAATAATAACGCAGACAGGTTAGAAGCTGTTtcactctttccagaactcttttaaaattatagaaCTTCATTTTCTATTTCAGATACTCGGCAATTAAGAAGCGCGGCTACGTGGATAGGGCCGTTCCCACCCAAGTGGTCACCATTAAAACTGCCAAGAATCGCGGCTTGATGAGCATCGCCACCAAGATAGCGATCCAGATCAACTGCAAACTGGGATACACCCCTTGGATGGTGGAAGTGCCCCTCTCGGGACTAATGACCATAGGATTCGATATTGCCAAGAGCACCCGCGACCGGAAGAAGGCTTACGGGGCATTGGTGGCATCCATGGATCTGCAGCAGAACTCCACCTACTTCAGCACCGTCTCTGAGTGCAGTGCCTTCGACTCTCTGTCCAACAATCTTTGGCCGATGATAGCGAAGGCTCTGCGTCAATATCAACGGGAACATCATAAGTTGCCCACTCGCATTATGTTCTATCGTGATGGCGTCAGTCCGGGCGCCCTGAAACAGCTCTTTGAGTTTGAGGTGAAGGAGATTGTGGAGAAACTGGATGCGGAGTACAAGCGCGCCAACTGCGGACCACCGATGCTGGCCTACATTGTGGTCACAAAGTCGATGAACACCCGCTTCTTCAACAATGGCCGCAACCCGCCGCCCGGGACTGTCGTCGATGATGTTGTTACGCTGCCGGAACGTTATGATTTCTATTTGGTGTCGCAGCAGGTCCGGCAGGGCTCCGTCTCCCCGACTTCCTACAACGTTCTCTACAGTAATATTCGTCTCAGTCCCGATCAGATCCAGAAGTTGACTTACAAAATGTGCCACTTGTACTACAACTGGTCGGGCACTACCCGGGTGCCTGCCGTCTGCCAGTATGCCAAGAAGCTGGCCACCCTGGTGGCCACCAACTTGCACGCCATTCCGCAGAATGCGTTGGAAAAGAAGTTCTACTACCTTTAAATTAATACTCTGATAGGTTAAGCACAAAGTCTAACACTTTAAGAAGAAAAAGTTTCATATTACGTTACAAAGAATGTAATTTTCTGATTTCCTTAATTATCATTTACTCTTTCTAactttgtttataaaaaaaaaaaaaaaaactgaaaagaaaTAAGACGTTGTGgcgtttttaatttttggagtacaattattttattgtttatattaaatattatacttTTTGTAAAGAAATACATGCAACCATGTATCTGTGAAATGCACCTTACTAGTTACAGGCATTTCGCTCTCTCGGGAATAATCAAATTTCATAGCTTGTTGAGTATATTGAAATGCTACGGCTGTGTATgataattttttgtgttttatgtttctttttttgttttttaatataattgtATTTACAAAATTCTAAAGTTTCGTTTTGGATATAAATGTGTTGTATTAATCGTATCGATTGCAAGTAGGGATAGGATTGAGTTTAGTTATAATATcgaatatttataatataatatccAAACACCGACTACTATGATACAGAAGCCCATTACGTTACTTAGAGCTAAACTCCGAAGGATCGCTCCTTCTCGGAGCGTCATCTAGGCTTCAAATTCAAATGCGTTTGCTATTAGCGATTACTTTAACGATAATAACTCGTTGGTGTGTATGTACAATTGaattaattactttttttgattttagataTATTATTTAGGATTAGTTTAGGTTTAGGTGTGTGTATATATCATATGAAAGTGGGTGGTGGTAGAAAAGCTTTGGTGCTTTTGTGTAATCCAATTTTATACCACTCCTGGCTTAGACCATCGTATGGATTAATTCTCTTTGGAattatttcttctttttattttttagaattaGGTCCGGCTTGAGCGAGTTCATCAGGGATCAAGCCGATGTCTCGTTTGGCTCCATCCACCCCTCGCTGTCGTCATCGCTGTCCGAGTCCTCCGACTCGGACAGTTCAATTGCCACGCGTCTGGCCAAGATGGAGGCGACGTCCAAAGGTGCCGTATTACGTTCAAATTCCTTCTGCTCAGACTTTTCCACCTTTCGCAGGGTAATGCCTACAAAACAAAtagtatttttaataaaatatta includes these proteins:
- the LOC6498644 gene encoding putative nuclease HARBI1, with the protein product MEELEIFDRSLKDFEYFADFRRFLSGKGKGRRVPRVRKRKARFNPLTDLNENQFRIKYRYTKENLRRIIEVVRDDLEIDYYEPLKREQVPIDLQILSAVRLWGGTEHPQLTAMAHGVSLRTLGKITRRVASVLSSKASRYIRMPATLSEKERIMCSFQGVANMPQVIGALLQTTVRFRPGNSALEDVDDDIPSNTNEHLHLQIVCDSAHKVRDLDVRLLEESSLGSDMEMFAQSKIKDRFEQNEFRGRILLGNEMVRCSSSLFTPVQFPRTQSEELYNHSHSVTYASARKCLNLLINRFGILGTEIIGSHGAAKQTITALSILHNMAMEWTDPSIDMELNISPLKSYFFNPFNLEFKKGEDSNRTQFIKTHFENK
- the LOC6496875 gene encoding protein piwi isoform X1; amino-acid sequence: MAEDQGRGRRRPLEDEQPSTSHEGREEPRAKIFKGPSDPRREGSRGDPRAGPSATAPPERPESEQPSEAGSSGQGKRDGAGAGAEGRTDRRARYDIVATRPADVVTKKGSDGVPIRLQSNFFRLKTVPEWRIVHYHVEFEPPIENIRVRMGILSDQSKFLGAGYLFDGMQLFSVRKYPQDLTVLRVKSKLGTDYTITIKFVGFISTSETRFLQVLNLILRRSMKGLKLELVGRNLFDPHAKISIREFQMELWPGYETSIRQHEKDILLCTEITHKVMRTETVYDILRRCSQNPSRHQDDFRMNVLDMIVLTDYNNKTYRINDVDFGQTPKSTFSCKGKDISFVEYYLTKYNIRIRDHNQPLLISKSRDKAQKANASEVVVLIPELCRVTGLTDSMRSDFKLMRAMSEHTRMNPDRRIDRLRRFNHRLQTTTDSLKVLKDWNMDLDQNLIEVQGRIISPQKIVFSDQKYAQVMPIELYHKTVFDSRVSAGDTGDWTRYFRDQRMLTTPSDGIDRWAVIAPERNSYDLKNLMENMFRAASGMGLRIKTPHELKIYDDRTATYIRAMDDCARMDPKLILCLVPNNNADRYSAIKKRGYVDRAVPTQVVTIKTAKNRGLMSIATKIAIQINCKLGYTPWMVEVPLSGLMTIGFDIAKSTRDRKKAYGALVASMDLQQNSTYFSTVSECSAFDSLSNNLWPMIAKALRQYQREHHKLPTRIMFYRDGVSPGALKQLFEFEVKEIVEKLDAEYKRANCGPPMLAYIVVTKSMNTRFFNNGRNPPPGTVVDDVVTLPERYDFYLVSQQVRQGSVSPTSYNVLYSNIRLSPDQIQKLTYKMCHLYYNWSGTTRVPAVCQYAKKLATLVATNLHAIPQNALEKKFYYL
- the LOC6496875 gene encoding protein piwi isoform X2, translated to MAEDQGRGRRRPLEDEQPSTSHEGREEPRAKIFKGPSDPRREGSRGDPRAGPSATAPPERPESEQPSEAGSSGQGKRDGAGAGAEGRTDRRARYDIVATRPADVVTKKGSDGVPIRLQSNFFRLKTVPEWRIVHYHVEFEPPIENIRVRMGILSDQSKFLGAGYLFDGMQLFSVRKYPQDLTVLRVKSKLGTDYTITIKFVGFISTSETRFLQVLNLILRRSMKGLKLELVGRNLFDPHAKISIREFQMELWPGYETSIRQHEKDILLCTEITHKVMRTETVYDILRRCSQNPSRHQDDFRMNVLDMIVLTDYNNKTYRINDVDFGQTPKSTFSCKGKDISFVEYYLTKYNIRIRDHNQPLLISKSRDKAQKANASEVVVLIPELCRVTGLTDSMRSDFKLMRAMSEHTRMNPDRRIDRLRRFNHRLQTTTDSLKVLKDWNMDLDQNLIEVQGRIISPQKIVFSDQKVSAGDTGDWTRYFRDQRMLTTPSDGIDRWAVIAPERNSYDLKNLMENMFRAASGMGLRIKTPHELKIYDDRTATYIRAMDDCARMDPKLILCLVPNNNADRYSAIKKRGYVDRAVPTQVVTIKTAKNRGLMSIATKIAIQINCKLGYTPWMVEVPLSGLMTIGFDIAKSTRDRKKAYGALVASMDLQQNSTYFSTVSECSAFDSLSNNLWPMIAKALRQYQREHHKLPTRIMFYRDGVSPGALKQLFEFEVKEIVEKLDAEYKRANCGPPMLAYIVVTKSMNTRFFNNGRNPPPGTVVDDVVTLPERYDFYLVSQQVRQGSVSPTSYNVLYSNIRLSPDQIQKLTYKMCHLYYNWSGTTRVPAVCQYAKKLATLVATNLHAIPQNALEKKFYYL